From Dendropsophus ebraccatus isolate aDenEbr1 chromosome 2, aDenEbr1.pat, whole genome shotgun sequence, a single genomic window includes:
- the YWHAZ gene encoding 14-3-3 protein zeta/delta encodes MDKSELVQKAKLSEQAERYDDMAACMKRVTEEGGELSNEERNLLSVAYKNVVGARRSSWRVISSIEQKTDGSEKKQQMAREYREKIETELREICNDVLSLLDKYLVPNASQAESKVFYLKMKGDYYRYLAEVASGDDKKTIVEQSQQAYQDAFDISKMEMQPTHPIRLGLALNFSVFFYEILNSPERACSLAKTAFDEAIAELDTLSEESYKDSTLIMQLLRDNLTLWTSDTQGDEAEQGECGGEN; translated from the exons ATGGATAAAAGCGAGCTGGTACAGAAGGCCAAGTTGTCTGAGCAGGCAGAGAGGTACGATGACATGGCCGCCTGCATGAAGCGGGTGACGGAAGAAGGAGGTGAACTGTCCAACGAGGAGAGGAATCTTCTGTCAGTTGCCTACAAAAATGTAGTAGGTGCCCGCAGGTCGTCCTGGAGGGTCATCTCCAGCATTGAGCAGAAGACAGATGGCAGCGAGAAAAAGCAGCAGATGGCTCGAGAATACCGGGAGAAGATAGAGACCGAACTGAGAGAAATCTGCAATGATGTTCTG AGTCTTCTGGACAAGTACCTGGTCCCCAATGCATCACAAGCAGAGAGCAAAGTTTTCTACTTGAAAATGAAGGGAGACTATTACCGTTACCTGGCTGAAGTAGCTAGCGGAGATGACAAAAAAA CGATTGTGGAGCAGTCCCAGCAGGCGTATCAAGATGCCTTTGACATCAGCAAAATGGAGATGCAACCAACACATCCCATCAGACTCGGCCTGGCCCTGAACTTCTCTGTGTTCTTCTACGAGATCCTAAACTCCCCGGAAAGAGCCTGCTCCCTGGCAAAAACA GCTTTCGATGAAGCTATTGCTGAGCTCGATACTCTGAGTGAAGAATCATACAAAGATAGCACATTAATAATGCAATTACTGCGAGACAACTTGACA TTGTGGACATCAGACACTCAAGGGGATGAAGCTGAGCAAGGAGAATGCGGTGGAGAGAATTAA